Proteins encoded in a region of the Paraburkholderia flava genome:
- a CDS encoding FdhF/YdeP family oxidoreductase — MDKRQTTHDYPFASGGWGSLRAVTKIVTQEHVPLKGGKALLHQNQPDGFMCVSCSWAKPADPHTFEFCESGAKATAWDLTAKRVTPDFFDQHTVAELLTWHDHDLEEAGRLTAPLRYDPASDRYVEVAWQQAFEEIGTELNALHPDSTVFYASGRASLEATYMYQLFARMYGTNNLPDSSNMCHESSSVGLKAAIGVGVGTITLDDFEKTDLMFFFGQNVGTNSPRMLHQLQDARKRGVPIITFNPLREPGLVRFANPQSPVQMLTPDTTQISTQYHQVRTGGDTAAIAGLCKAVIAADDLAIEQGGARMIDVAFIEQHTTGYDAFADYVRALSWTDIEQVSGLPRDALEAAAAEYMKANAVIAHYGMGLTQHRLGVQNVRMLCNLLFLRGNVGKPGAGPSPVRGHSNVQGQRTVGMTEKPELAPLDQLAKQFSFEPPRNKGMNTVEAFEAMLKGDVRAVFNLGGNLVRSVPDRTRIEPAWLKLRLTVNVATKLNRSHLLHGEISYVLPCLSRIEIDRVGPGQGREQAVSMEDSTGCMHGSHGVAEPADSTIRSEPAIISGIAMATLGARSTVDWDAWCDDYARVRSEIATTFPEIFHDFEARMWTPGGFHRPLPARERKWKTESGKAEFQVPESLGEDPDMPVHEPGALRLMTLRSDSQFNTTIYSLDDRFRGVKGSRMVILMSPDDMRAQGLDEGQIVTLQTIADDGVDRRVEGFSVKAYDIPRGCIGGYYPECNPLLPLWHYAKESKVPAAKSIPVRILRGDDAADARAAVVQPAEIDGV; from the coding sequence ATGGACAAGAGACAGACCACGCACGACTATCCCTTCGCATCGGGCGGATGGGGATCGCTCAGAGCGGTGACGAAAATCGTCACGCAGGAGCATGTGCCGCTGAAGGGCGGCAAGGCACTCCTGCATCAGAACCAGCCGGACGGCTTCATGTGCGTCAGCTGCTCGTGGGCGAAACCGGCCGATCCGCATACGTTCGAGTTCTGCGAGAGCGGCGCGAAAGCAACCGCGTGGGATTTGACGGCGAAGCGCGTGACGCCGGATTTCTTCGACCAGCACACGGTCGCGGAACTGCTCACATGGCACGACCACGATCTCGAAGAAGCCGGGCGTCTGACTGCGCCGCTGCGCTACGACCCGGCAAGCGACCGTTACGTCGAAGTGGCCTGGCAACAGGCATTCGAAGAGATCGGTACCGAACTGAATGCGCTCCATCCGGACTCGACGGTGTTCTATGCGTCGGGCCGCGCGTCGCTCGAAGCGACCTACATGTACCAGCTTTTTGCGCGGATGTACGGCACGAACAATCTGCCGGACAGTTCGAACATGTGCCACGAGAGCAGCAGCGTCGGCCTGAAGGCGGCGATCGGCGTCGGCGTGGGGACGATTACGCTGGACGATTTCGAGAAAACCGACCTGATGTTTTTCTTCGGCCAGAACGTCGGCACGAACAGTCCGCGGATGCTGCATCAACTGCAGGATGCGCGCAAACGCGGCGTGCCGATCATCACGTTCAATCCGCTGCGCGAACCGGGCCTCGTGCGCTTTGCGAATCCGCAGTCGCCGGTGCAGATGCTCACGCCCGACACCACGCAGATCAGCACGCAGTATCACCAGGTGAGGACGGGCGGCGACACGGCGGCGATCGCGGGTCTCTGCAAGGCAGTCATTGCCGCCGACGATCTCGCGATCGAACAGGGCGGTGCCCGCATGATCGACGTCGCATTCATCGAGCAGCACACGACCGGCTACGACGCATTTGCCGACTACGTGCGCGCGCTTTCATGGACCGACATCGAACAGGTCAGCGGTCTGCCGCGCGATGCGCTCGAAGCGGCGGCCGCGGAGTACATGAAGGCGAACGCGGTGATCGCGCACTACGGGATGGGGCTCACGCAGCACCGGCTCGGCGTGCAGAACGTGCGGATGCTGTGCAACCTGCTGTTCCTGCGCGGCAACGTCGGCAAGCCGGGTGCGGGGCCTTCGCCGGTGCGCGGGCATTCGAACGTGCAGGGTCAGCGCACGGTCGGCATGACCGAGAAGCCGGAGCTTGCGCCGCTCGATCAACTCGCGAAGCAGTTTTCGTTCGAGCCGCCGCGCAACAAAGGCATGAACACCGTCGAAGCATTCGAGGCGATGTTGAAGGGCGACGTGCGCGCGGTGTTCAATCTCGGTGGCAATCTCGTGCGCTCGGTGCCCGACCGCACACGGATCGAACCTGCGTGGCTGAAGCTGCGGCTCACCGTCAACGTCGCGACGAAACTCAATCGCAGCCATCTGCTGCACGGCGAGATTTCGTATGTGTTGCCGTGCCTGAGCCGCATCGAGATCGATCGCGTGGGGCCGGGGCAGGGGCGGGAGCAGGCGGTGTCGATGGAGGACAGCACCGGCTGCATGCACGGCTCGCACGGCGTCGCCGAACCGGCGGACAGCACGATCCGCTCCGAGCCGGCGATTATTTCGGGGATCGCGATGGCGACGCTCGGTGCGCGTTCGACAGTCGACTGGGACGCATGGTGCGACGACTACGCACGCGTGCGCAGCGAAATCGCGACGACGTTCCCGGAGATTTTTCACGACTTCGAAGCGCGCATGTGGACGCCTGGCGGTTTTCATCGGCCGCTGCCTGCGCGTGAGCGCAAGTGGAAGACCGAAAGCGGCAAGGCGGAATTTCAGGTGCCCGAGTCGCTGGGCGAAGACCCCGATATGCCCGTACACGAACCCGGCGCATTGCGGCTGATGACGCTGCGCTCCGACAGCCAGTTCAACACGACGATCTATTCGCTCGACGACCGCTTTCGCGGCGTGAAGGGGAGTCGCATGGTGATCCTGATGAGCCCCGACGATATGCGCGCGCAGGGTCTCGACGAAGGGCAGATCGTCACGCTGCAAACGATCGCGGACGATGGCGTCGATCGGCGTGTCGAAGGATTTTCGGTGAAGGCGTACGACATTCCGCGCGGATGCATCGGCGGCTACTACCCGGAGTGCAATCCGCTGCTGCCGTTGTGGCATTACGCGAAGGAGAGCAAGGTGCCGGCGGCGAAGTCGATTCCGGTGAGGATCCTGCGTGGCGACGACGCAGCAGATGCACGTGCAGCAGTTGTTCAACCGGCGGAGATCGACGGCGTATGA
- the hmpA gene encoding NO-inducible flavohemoprotein encodes MLTQRTKDIVKATAPVLAEHGYPIIRRFYTRLFEAHPELKNVFNMAHQEQGQQQQALARAVYAYAENIENPGSLAAVLNNIANKHASLDVRPEHYPIVGEHLLGAIKEVLGDAATDEIISAWAQAYGNLADILMGMESALREKSVASPGGWTGWRTFVVKEKRPESSVITSFILEPCDGQPTVNFEPGQYISIAIDVPSLNLQQIRQYSLSDMPNGHTYRISVKREDGDAARPEGYVSALLHDHVKVGDEVKLSAPYGNFHIDVNATTPLVLISGGVGLTPMISMLKRAVQDPQREVVFVHGARNSAVHAMRDRLRKTAATYPNFKTVVFYDAPLPEDVRGQDYDRPGFVNLAELKDAILLKDADYYVCGPIPFMRVQHDALRALDIPEPRIHYEVFGPDLFAE; translated from the coding sequence ATGCTTACTCAAAGAACGAAGGACATCGTCAAGGCCACTGCGCCAGTGCTCGCGGAACATGGATATCCGATCATCCGGCGCTTTTATACGCGGCTGTTCGAAGCGCATCCGGAGTTGAAGAACGTCTTCAACATGGCGCATCAGGAACAGGGGCAACAGCAGCAGGCACTCGCGCGCGCCGTCTATGCGTACGCGGAAAACATCGAGAATCCCGGCAGCCTCGCTGCGGTGCTGAACAACATCGCGAACAAGCATGCGAGCCTCGACGTGCGGCCGGAACACTATCCGATCGTCGGCGAGCATCTGCTGGGCGCGATCAAGGAAGTGCTCGGCGATGCGGCCACCGACGAAATCATTTCGGCGTGGGCGCAGGCCTACGGCAATCTCGCCGATATCCTGATGGGCATGGAAAGCGCGCTGCGCGAGAAATCGGTCGCGAGTCCTGGCGGCTGGACCGGCTGGCGGACCTTCGTCGTGAAGGAGAAGCGGCCGGAGAGCAGCGTGATCACGTCGTTCATTCTCGAGCCGTGCGACGGTCAACCTACGGTCAACTTCGAGCCGGGGCAGTACATCAGCATCGCGATCGACGTGCCGTCGCTGAATCTGCAGCAGATTCGCCAGTACAGTCTGTCCGACATGCCGAACGGCCACACGTACCGCATTTCCGTTAAACGCGAGGACGGCGATGCTGCGCGGCCGGAGGGTTATGTGTCGGCGCTTTTGCACGATCATGTGAAGGTCGGCGACGAGGTGAAGCTGTCGGCACCGTATGGCAATTTTCATATCGACGTGAACGCGACGACGCCGCTCGTGCTGATCAGCGGCGGTGTCGGCCTCACGCCGATGATCAGCATGCTTAAACGAGCCGTTCAGGATCCACAGCGCGAGGTGGTCTTCGTACACGGCGCACGCAACAGCGCAGTACACGCGATGCGCGACCGCCTGCGGAAAACGGCCGCAACCTATCCGAACTTCAAGACCGTCGTGTTTTACGACGCACCTTTACCGGAAGACGTGCGCGGACAGGATTACGATCGTCCGGGCTTCGTGAATCTCGCCGAATTGAAGGACGCGATCCTGCTGAAGGATGCCGACTACTACGTGTGCGGTCCGATCCCGTTCATGCGCGTGCAGCACGATGCGCTGAGGGCACTGGATATTCCGGAGCCGAGGATCCACTACGAGGTCTTCGGGCCGGATCTGTTTGCCGAGTAA
- a CDS encoding DUF6496 domain-containing protein — MPLKKGTSKETVSHNKQAVAIALNEARKSGAKIPHRKDK; from the coding sequence ATGCCGTTGAAGAAAGGGACATCGAAGGAAACAGTCTCACACAACAAGCAGGCGGTCGCGATTGCGTTGAACGAAGCGCGCAAGTCGGGTGCGAAGATTCCGCACAGGAAGGATAAGTAG